A single window of Rhodamnia argentea isolate NSW1041297 chromosome 5, ASM2092103v1, whole genome shotgun sequence DNA harbors:
- the LOC115747504 gene encoding zerumbone synthase-like isoform X1: MLRSLARGLQLVAPVAFRKRVASFSTGDGGGGAGGAASGRRLVGKVALITGGASGLGKATAHEFIQNGAQVIIADIDSELGPQVAQSLGPSAYFVPCDVADEAQVADAVDAVVTRHGKLDIMYNNAGVTGPVYPPSISDLDLDKFDEVMRINVRGVVAGIKHAARVMLPIASGSILCTSSISGIMAGLGPHPYTISKFAIPGLVKSAAAELCRHGVRINCISPAPIPTPMSVSQIAQFYPGLTREQVAGIINRLGELKGAHCEDADVAKAALYLASDEAKYVTGHNLVVDGGFTCFKNLSFPSQDQVV, from the exons ATGCTCCGATCTCTTGccag GGGGCTCCAGCTCGTGGCCCCCGTCGCATTCCGGAAGCGCGTGGCGTCGTTCTCCACCGGCGATGGCGGAGGAGGTGCCGGCGGCGCCGCAAGTGGCAGGAG GCTTGTGGGGAAAGTGGCCCTTATAACTGGAGGAGCGAGTGGGCTTGGTAAGGCCACGGCCCATGAATTCATCCAAAATGGAGCCCAAGTCATCATCGCGGACATCGACTCGGAGCTTGGCCCGCAAGTGGCCCAAAGCCTAGGCCCCTCGGCCTACTTTGTGCCCTGCGACGTGGCCGACGAGGCCCAGGTGGCTGATGCGGTGGATGCCGTGGTGACCCGCCACGGGAAGTTGGACATCATGTACAACAATGCCGGCGTAACAGGCCCGGTGTATCCCCCAAGCATTTCCGACCTTGACCTAGACAAGTTCGACGAGGTCATGAGGATCAACGTCCGTGGCGTGGTCGCTGGGATAAAGCACGCGGCGCGAGTCATGTTACCGATAGCCTCGGGGTCCATCCTGTGCACGTCTAGCATCAGCGGGATCATGGCGGGGCTAGGGCCTCATCCCTACACGATATCAAAATTCGCTATCCCTGGGCTCGTGAAGTCGGCTGCCGCAGAGCTGTGCCGTCACGGGGTCAGGATCAACTGCATCTCGCCCGCCCCGATCCCGACGCCGATGTCAGTGAGCCAAATAGCACAGTTTTACCCAGGTCTAACGCGAGAGCAAGTGGCCGGTATCATAAACAGGCTCGGGGAGCTTAAAGGGGCCCATTGCGAGGATGCCGACGTGGCCAAGGCCGCCTTGTACTTGGCGTCAGACGAGGCTAAGTATGTGACAGGCCATAACCTGGTTGTGGATGGGGGATTCACTTGCTTCAAAAATTTGAGCTTCCCTTCTCAGGATCAAGTTGTGTAA
- the LOC115747504 gene encoding zerumbone synthase-like isoform X2, whose amino-acid sequence MLHLKLQILSKIVRLNASKFNLTLSFFGLASLIGRLVGKVALITGGASGLGKATAHEFIQNGAQVIIADIDSELGPQVAQSLGPSAYFVPCDVADEAQVADAVDAVVTRHGKLDIMYNNAGVTGPVYPPSISDLDLDKFDEVMRINVRGVVAGIKHAARVMLPIASGSILCTSSISGIMAGLGPHPYTISKFAIPGLVKSAAAELCRHGVRINCISPAPIPTPMSVSQIAQFYPGLTREQVAGIINRLGELKGAHCEDADVAKAALYLASDEAKYVTGHNLVVDGGFTCFKNLSFPSQDQVV is encoded by the exons ATGTTACACCTTAAACTTCAGATCTTGAGCAAAATAGTTCGATTAAACGCTTCCAAATTCAATTtgactctctcttttttcggcCTTGCAAG TTTGATCGGCAGGCTTGTGGGGAAAGTGGCCCTTATAACTGGAGGAGCGAGTGGGCTTGGTAAGGCCACGGCCCATGAATTCATCCAAAATGGAGCCCAAGTCATCATCGCGGACATCGACTCGGAGCTTGGCCCGCAAGTGGCCCAAAGCCTAGGCCCCTCGGCCTACTTTGTGCCCTGCGACGTGGCCGACGAGGCCCAGGTGGCTGATGCGGTGGATGCCGTGGTGACCCGCCACGGGAAGTTGGACATCATGTACAACAATGCCGGCGTAACAGGCCCGGTGTATCCCCCAAGCATTTCCGACCTTGACCTAGACAAGTTCGACGAGGTCATGAGGATCAACGTCCGTGGCGTGGTCGCTGGGATAAAGCACGCGGCGCGAGTCATGTTACCGATAGCCTCGGGGTCCATCCTGTGCACGTCTAGCATCAGCGGGATCATGGCGGGGCTAGGGCCTCATCCCTACACGATATCAAAATTCGCTATCCCTGGGCTCGTGAAGTCGGCTGCCGCAGAGCTGTGCCGTCACGGGGTCAGGATCAACTGCATCTCGCCCGCCCCGATCCCGACGCCGATGTCAGTGAGCCAAATAGCACAGTTTTACCCAGGTCTAACGCGAGAGCAAGTGGCCGGTATCATAAACAGGCTCGGGGAGCTTAAAGGGGCCCATTGCGAGGATGCCGACGTGGCCAAGGCCGCCTTGTACTTGGCGTCAGACGAGGCTAAGTATGTGACAGGCCATAACCTGGTTGTGGATGGGGGATTCACTTGCTTCAAAAATTTGAGCTTCCCTTCTCAGGATCAAGTTGTGTAA
- the LOC115747432 gene encoding ensconsin — translation MACTIDFRSLDEGFGGKTYKRKRESQSSAATSAAADGGAAMEIDDARPPPSKRTAIPSLEDPDRPTTASTFSFGRPTYDGVIAGRVSGRKWKQPRRQRASAARASVKGTSLEERVRQKEIKRAYRERMSELKEAIRANKAEKRRKREEREKKKQENILRSGTKLQKITNPKTLKKIAKSKQRKLLKVVPDELVKK, via the coding sequence ATGGCGTGCACGATCGACTTCCGCTCTCTCGACGAGGGCTTCGGCGGCAAAACCTACAAGCGCAAGCGCGAATCCCAATCCTCCGCCGCAACCTCCGCGGCCGCCGATGGTGGCGCCGCCATGGAAATCGACGACGCCCGCCCGCCGCCGTCGAAGCGGACGGCGATCCCCTCGCTGGAGGACCCCGACAGGCCGACTACCGCGTCGACGTTCTCCTTCGGGAGGCCGACCTACGACGGGGTGATCGCGGGGAGGGTGTCGGGGCGGAAGTGGAAGCAGCCGCGGAGGCAGCGGGCGTCGGCGGCGAGGGCGAGCGTGAAGGGGACGAGCTTGGAGGAGAGGGTGAGGCAGAAGGAGATAAAGAGGGCGTACAGGGAGAGGATGTCGGAGCTGAAGGAGGCGATAAGGGCGAACAAGGcggagaagaggaggaagagggaggagagggagaagaagaagcaggagaACATACTGAGGTCGGGGACGAAGCTCCAGAAGATCACCAACCCGAAGACGCTGAAGAAGATCGCCAAGTCGAAGCAGAGGAAGCTGCTCAAGGTCGTCCCTGACGAGTTGGTCAAGAAGTGA
- the LOC115747429 gene encoding transcription factor ICE1-like, protein MVLGPNGVVWMENVGEEDEVSWTRDAAVHHHHHHHHDGNGEEVAQPKEGDVAMGGASLPTFKSMLDADWSYFNTNPSHHSQQQQQLQQLQPTPEMTDLSFSSAPIPENALLLNHHPHPLDSSSSCSPSQAFLLDPSQPHQPFLPPKNCFSSLLNVAWNNSFDNGFDLGCDAAGLFGSVQGNQTSSAPLLMGGSELGSGSELLPVPTRLVPLAENSAQLPGGGFGLTGFEGFESPGNPLFANRSTKALRPLDVFPQTGAQPTLFQKRAALRNGSGGNGGGPEKLGNLEISVSRFAELDVKRKRIDDGYNDELSIDGSGLNYDTDEGNDSGKAAEDSKHDGCNSNANSTVTVGDQKGKKKGLPAKNLMAERRRRKKLNDRLYMLRSVVPKISKMDRASILGDAIDYLKELLQRINDLHNELESTPPGSMLPPSTNFHPLTPTPPTLPCRVKEELCPSSLPSPKGQPARVEVRVREGRAVNIHMFCGRRPGLLLSTMRALDNLGLDIQQAVISCFNGFALDVFRAEQCREGQDVLPEQIKAVLLDSAGFHGMV, encoded by the exons ATGGTTCTGGGTCCAAACGGCGTCGTCTGGATGGAGAACGTGGGCGAGGAAGACGAAGTCTCTTGGACCAGAGACGCCGccgtccaccaccaccaccaccaccaccacgacgGCAACGGCGAGGAAGTGGCGCAACCCAAGGAGGGCGATGTCGCCATGGGAGGAGCTTCCCTCCCCACCTTCAAGTCCATGCTCGACGCCGACTGGTCCTACTTCAACACCAACCCATCTCACCATtcccagcagcagcagcagctccaGCAGCTCCAACCCACTCCAGAGATGACCGACCTGTCCTTCTCCTCCGCCCCGATTCCCGAGAACGCCCTCCTCCTCAACCACCACCCCCACCCGCtagactcctcctcctcctgctcgcCGTCGCAGGCCTTCCTCCTCGACCCCTCGCAGCCTCACCAGCCCTTCCTGCCACCCAAGAACTGCTTCTCCTCCCTCCTCAACGTCGCCTGGAACAATTCCTTCGACAATGGCTTCGATTTGGGCTGCGACGCCGCCGGGCTTTTTGGCTCGGTGCAGGGCAATCAGACCTCGAGCGCGCCGCTTCTGATGGGCGGCTCTGAGCTGGGCTCCGGCTCTGAGCTGCTACCCgtgccgactcggctcgtcccgCTAGCTGAAAACTCAGCCCAATTGCCAGGCGGCGGGTTCGGTCTGACTGGTTTTGAGGGCTTTGAGAGCCCCGGCAACCCACTGTTCGCAAACAGGTCTACCAAGGCCCTAAGGCCTCTTGACGTTTTCCCCCAGACGGGTGCTCAGCCCACTCTGTTTCAGAAGAGAGCTGCCCTGAGAAATGGGTCCGGCGGTAATGGCGGCGGGCCTGAGAAATTGGGGAATTTGGAGATCTCGGTGTCTAGGTTCGCCGAATTGGACGTTAAGAGGAAGAGGATTGATGACGGTTACAACGACGAGTTGAGCATTGACGGGTCTGGTTTGAATTATGACACCGACGAGGGTAATGACAGTGGCAAGGCTGCTGAGGACTCGAAGCACGATGGGTGCAATTCGAATGCAAATAGCACGGTCACAGTCGGCGAtcagaaggggaagaagaaggggcTGCCGGCAAAGAATCTGATGGCTGAGCGGCGCCGGAGGAAGAAGCTGAATGATAGGCTGTACATGCTTAGGTCGGTTGTTCCCAAGATCAGCAAG ATGGATAGAGCTTCAATTCTTGGGGATGCTATTGACTACTTAAAGGAGCTTCTGCAGAGGATCAATGATCTTCATAACGAGCTGGAGTCGACCCCACCTGGATCCATGTTGCCCCCTTCGACGAATTTTCATCCGTTGACACCGACTCCACCGACCCTCCCTTGCCGTGTGAAGGAAGAACTGTGCCCAAGCTCCTTGCCGAGTCCTAAAGGCCAGCCTGCAAGA gtGGAGGTTAGAGTGAGGGAAGGGAGAGCAGTGAACATCCACATGTTTTGTGGACGCAGACCGGGACTCTTGCTCTCCACCATGAGGGCTCTAGACAACCTCGGGTTGGACATTCAACAGGCTGTCATCAGCTGTTTCAACGGATTCGCTTTGGACGTTTTCCGAGCTGAG CAATGTAGGGAAGGTCAAGATGTCCTCCCTGAACAGATAAAGGCTGTCCTCTTAGATTCCGCTGGCTTCCATGGGATGGTGTGA